A genomic segment from Rickettsiella endosymbiont of Miltochrista miniata encodes:
- the tsaE gene encoding tRNA (adenosine(37)-N6)-threonylcarbamoyltransferase complex ATPase subunit type 1 TsaE has translation MSCILIKTEKETIQLAKEFAACCPKNKRIIIFLNGELGAGKTFFVRALVKSLGYPGLVKSPTYTLMETYELAGYCIYHLDLYRLQSANEILDMGLCDEFEHAAIWLIEWPERALNFLPKPDIVCHIDLISTNRQFQFFAKTPQGEQALALFNRI, from the coding sequence ATGTCTTGCATTTTGATTAAAACAGAAAAAGAAACCATACAATTAGCCAAGGAATTTGCCGCATGCTGTCCTAAAAATAAACGCATAATCATCTTTTTAAATGGTGAATTAGGCGCAGGTAAAACATTCTTTGTACGTGCTCTAGTAAAAAGTTTAGGCTATCCAGGCTTAGTCAAAAGCCCTACCTACACGCTAATGGAAACTTATGAGCTAGCTGGCTACTGTATTTACCATCTCGATCTCTATCGTTTGCAATCCGCGAACGAAATACTCGACATGGGACTTTGTGATGAATTTGAGCATGCTGCCATTTGGTTAATAGAATGGCCTGAACGTGCTTTAAATTTTTTACCGAAACCGGATATTGTTTGTCATATCGATTTAATTAGCACGAACCGACAATTTCAATTCTTTGCCAAAACTCCTCAAGGTGAACAAGCCTTAGCCTTATTTAACCGAATATAA
- the mutL gene encoding DNA mismatch repair endonuclease MutL encodes MSGRIHRLTSHLANQIAAGEVIERPASIVKELVENSLDARCQQIDIDIDKGGMQRIRVRDNGHGIHKDDLILALDRHATSKIHTLNDLERINTLGFRGEALASISSIARLNLSSSTETTQQGWKITCDYYQEHPLTPVPIAHARGTTVEIHDLFFNTPARRKFLKSEQTEFAHIETLIKRLSLSHFGIGFSLHHNKRPIYQLHPAYDEASKEERIATLCSRAFVENAIYIDMQGIDLRLWGWISLPTFSRSQSDHQYFYVNRRMVKDKLINHAVKQAYQDVLYNGRHPAFTLFIELDPQSVDVNAHPAKYEVRFRESRLVYDFVKQSLQKALANTCPQPQTVESIVPATELNENISQPSADIANPRQSSFPLQVAVDPPSYNTETHHEYISSPEQKELLTEKSPTILVATTPIGNLLADPPLGFALAQLHGIYILAQNTQGLILVDIHAAHERILYERLKQDVENAGIKTQILLIPICLTLSQSQILLLEEYASLFTQFGFKFENLGPETIVVRQIPELLTQHNIEQLVQDVLSDLNQHTSSQHIAEKINELLSSIACHSAIRAHRNMTLIEMNQLLRDMEQTSRSNQCNHGRPTWKQLSLPDIDRLFLRGR; translated from the coding sequence ATGTCAGGCCGTATCCACCGTTTAACATCGCATTTGGCCAATCAGATTGCAGCCGGAGAAGTCATTGAACGGCCTGCCTCCATAGTCAAAGAGTTGGTCGAAAATAGTTTGGATGCGAGGTGTCAGCAAATCGATATTGATATCGATAAAGGGGGCATGCAACGTATCCGTGTCCGCGATAATGGTCATGGCATACATAAAGATGATTTAATTTTAGCTTTAGATCGACATGCAACCAGCAAGATTCACACACTCAATGACTTAGAACGAATCAACACATTAGGATTTCGCGGCGAAGCCTTAGCCAGCATCAGTTCTATCGCTCGTCTTAACCTAAGCTCTTCAACAGAAACTACGCAACAAGGTTGGAAAATCACTTGCGATTATTACCAGGAACATCCGCTAACACCTGTCCCTATTGCTCATGCACGAGGAACGACAGTAGAAATTCATGATCTTTTCTTTAATACACCTGCTAGGCGTAAATTTTTAAAGTCAGAACAAACCGAATTCGCGCATATAGAAACCTTGATAAAACGTTTGAGCCTCAGTCATTTTGGTATAGGCTTTAGTTTACATCATAATAAACGACCCATTTACCAACTGCATCCTGCTTACGACGAAGCGTCAAAAGAGGAACGTATTGCCACATTATGTAGTCGCGCGTTTGTTGAAAATGCTATCTATATTGATATGCAAGGCATCGATCTGCGTTTATGGGGTTGGATTTCATTACCCACTTTTTCACGCAGCCAAAGCGATCACCAGTATTTTTATGTTAATCGACGCATGGTGAAGGATAAGTTAATCAATCACGCCGTTAAACAAGCTTATCAAGACGTTCTTTATAATGGCCGTCATCCAGCTTTTACGCTATTTATCGAGCTAGATCCGCAATCGGTCGATGTGAATGCTCATCCGGCGAAATATGAAGTTCGCTTTCGCGAGAGTCGCTTGGTCTACGATTTTGTCAAACAAAGTCTACAAAAAGCTTTGGCCAATACTTGTCCTCAGCCACAAACAGTTGAATCAATAGTCCCGGCAACTGAATTAAATGAGAATATTTCTCAGCCATCTGCTGATATTGCTAACCCTCGACAAAGTAGTTTTCCTTTACAGGTTGCAGTAGATCCACCCTCTTATAATACTGAAACTCATCATGAATATATTTCATCCCCAGAACAGAAAGAATTATTGACTGAAAAATCACCTACTATTCTAGTAGCGACAACGCCAATAGGAAATTTGCTCGCCGATCCACCTTTAGGTTTTGCCTTAGCACAACTGCATGGTATTTATATTTTGGCACAAAATACGCAGGGCTTAATTTTGGTGGATATTCATGCCGCACACGAACGTATCCTTTATGAACGTTTAAAACAGGACGTAGAAAATGCCGGCATAAAAACTCAAATTTTATTAATTCCTATTTGTTTAACACTCTCTCAATCGCAGATATTGTTATTAGAGGAATATGCTAGCCTATTTACACAATTCGGCTTTAAATTTGAAAATCTTGGTCCTGAAACCATCGTTGTCCGCCAAATTCCAGAACTTTTAACACAGCACAATATTGAACAATTAGTGCAGGATGTTTTAAGTGATTTAAATCAACATACTAGCAGCCAACATATCGCGGAAAAAATAAATGAATTACTTTCTAGCATAGCTTGCCATAGTGCCATACGTGCGCATCGCAACATGACATTGATTGAAATGAATCAACTACTCCGCGATATGGAACAGACTTCACGTAGTAATCAATGCAACCATGGTCGACCCACCTGGAAACAGTTGTCTTTACCCGATATTGACCGGTTGTTTCTACGTGGACGTTAA
- the glyA gene encoding serine hydroxymethyltransferase — protein MSYSLRETISDFDPDLWSAMSKEAQRQEDHLELIASENYTSPLVMQAQASVLTNKYAEGYPGKRYYGGCEYVDIVEQLAIDRAKELFQADYANVQTHSGSQANAASYMALIEPGDTLLGMSLAHGGHLTHGAKVSFSGKMYQAYAYGVTPETQLIDYDEVERLAKQHKPKLIIAGFSAYSRVVDWQRFRDIADEVGAYFLVDMAHVAGLVAAGLYPSPIPFADVVTSTTHKTLRGPRGGLILARSNPEIEKKLNSAVFPGQQGGPLMHVIAGKAVAFKEALDPSFKLYQQQVIANAKAMVEVMLQRGHKIVSGGTDNHLFLIDMIAKKITGKDAEEVLEKAYITLNKNMLPNDPRSPFVTSGLRIGTPAITTRGLKEKEAKDVANWVCDILEDLKNPATIEKIRKQVVALCDQFPVYSPPRAE, from the coding sequence ATGTCTTATTCTTTGCGAGAAACTATTAGCGATTTTGATCCCGATTTATGGTCTGCGATGAGTAAAGAAGCCCAGCGTCAGGAAGACCATTTAGAATTAATCGCCTCAGAAAACTATACCAGTCCACTGGTAATGCAAGCACAGGCTTCCGTATTAACCAATAAATATGCCGAAGGTTATCCGGGTAAACGTTATTATGGTGGCTGTGAATATGTTGACATCGTCGAACAGTTAGCTATCGATAGGGCAAAGGAATTATTTCAAGCCGATTATGCGAATGTACAAACGCATTCTGGTTCGCAAGCGAATGCGGCGTCGTATATGGCTTTGATTGAACCCGGTGATACGTTGTTAGGCATGAGTTTAGCCCATGGTGGACATTTAACGCATGGAGCAAAAGTTAGTTTTTCAGGAAAGATGTATCAAGCTTATGCTTATGGTGTAACGCCTGAAACGCAATTGATTGATTATGATGAAGTAGAACGATTGGCAAAGCAGCATAAACCAAAATTAATTATTGCTGGGTTTTCAGCTTACTCGCGAGTAGTGGATTGGCAACGTTTTAGAGATATTGCCGATGAAGTGGGTGCCTATTTTTTGGTGGATATGGCACATGTGGCTGGATTAGTGGCAGCGGGTTTGTATCCTTCACCGATTCCGTTTGCCGATGTGGTGACTAGTACCACACATAAAACTTTACGTGGCCCTCGAGGTGGCTTAATTTTAGCGCGCTCAAATCCTGAGATCGAAAAGAAATTAAATTCAGCCGTATTTCCAGGGCAGCAAGGCGGACCGTTGATGCATGTTATTGCCGGTAAAGCTGTTGCTTTTAAAGAGGCCTTAGATCCTAGTTTTAAACTCTATCAGCAACAAGTAATAGCTAATGCAAAAGCTATGGTTGAGGTGATGCTGCAAAGAGGCCATAAAATCGTCTCAGGAGGAACCGATAATCACCTTTTCTTAATCGATATGATAGCTAAAAAAATCACCGGTAAAGATGCTGAAGAGGTATTAGAAAAAGCTTATATCACCTTAAATAAAAATATGCTGCCTAATGATCCGCGCTCACCATTTGTAACCAGTGGTTTACGGATAGGTACACCTGCCATTACCACGCGAGGTTTAAAAGAAAAAGAGGCTAAAGACGTGGCTAATTGGGTGTGTGATATTCTCGAAGATCTAAAAAATCCTGCGACGATAGAAAAGATCAGAAAACAAGTCGTGGCACTATGTGATCAATTTCCAGTATACTCCCCTCCGAGGGCTGAATGA
- the nusB gene encoding transcription antitermination factor NusB: MTLKSKKNNFKSKQRARRFAMQAIYQWHLTQEKFSVIQAKFLDQEEMVSVDTAYFLLLVQGVLQDHASLDNHLQECLDRPLKELDLVELAILRLGAFELLQCMEVPYKVVLNESIELAKMFGATDSYKYVNGILHLLAKKNRPMECK, translated from the coding sequence ATGACACTGAAATCGAAAAAAAATAATTTTAAGTCAAAACAACGCGCACGTCGTTTTGCTATGCAAGCCATTTATCAATGGCATTTAACGCAGGAAAAATTTTCTGTTATTCAAGCTAAATTTTTGGATCAAGAAGAAATGGTGAGCGTAGATACCGCTTATTTTCTTTTGTTAGTTCAAGGAGTCTTGCAGGATCATGCATCATTAGATAATCATTTACAGGAATGCTTAGATCGTCCACTGAAAGAATTAGATTTGGTAGAACTGGCAATTTTGAGATTGGGTGCTTTTGAATTGCTTCAATGTATGGAAGTTCCTTATAAAGTGGTTTTAAATGAATCTATCGAATTAGCCAAAATGTTTGGTGCTACCGATAGTTATAAATACGTTAATGGTATTTTACATTTACTAGCAAAAAAAAATCGCCCTATGGAATGTAAATAA
- the nadD gene encoding nicotinate-nucleotide adenylyltransferase, with translation MIGIFGGSFDPIHYGHLHVALTLYQQLRLNEVRFIPCKNPVNNKKIVASEQQRLTMLQLALQPYSYFSIDQRELHRGTPSYMIETLASLRIELGNTPLGLILGYDNLATLDRWHQWASLIDYAHLLIVPRPDHAESYPKEVHAFVERYQTQNLLLLSQQPAGLLFMTDVQALPISATYIRNTIASGNYPVGLLPPAVLDYILEQKLYL, from the coding sequence ATGATAGGTATATTTGGGGGCAGCTTCGATCCCATCCATTATGGGCATTTACACGTTGCATTAACTCTATATCAACAGCTCCGTTTGAATGAGGTCCGTTTCATTCCTTGTAAGAATCCTGTTAATAACAAAAAAATAGTGGCTAGTGAACAACAGCGACTCACCATGCTGCAACTTGCTTTGCAGCCGTATTCGTATTTTTCAATTGACCAACGAGAATTACACCGCGGCACTCCTTCCTATATGATAGAAACCTTAGCATCTCTACGTATTGAATTGGGTAATACGCCTTTAGGACTTATTTTGGGATATGATAACTTAGCAACATTAGATCGCTGGCATCAATGGGCATCCCTAATTGATTACGCACATTTATTAATTGTGCCTAGACCCGATCATGCTGAATCTTATCCTAAGGAAGTCCACGCTTTTGTTGAACGATATCAAACCCAGAATCTTTTGTTATTATCACAACAACCCGCTGGATTATTATTCATGACTGATGTACAAGCTTTACCCATTTCGGCTACTTACATACGCAACACTATTGCGAGTGGTAATTACCCTGTTGGTTTATTACCTCCTGCCGTCCTTGATTACATTTTGGAACAAAAGTTATATTTATGA
- the thiL gene encoding thiamine-phosphate kinase, producing MPVNEFDLIQHFFNQEPSNRKDVILGIGDDAALLRVPLGQQLVVTTDTLVSGRHFPENTSPADIGYKALAVSLSDLAAMGADPAWILLALTLPNANEIWLRKFSEGFFPLMQRFQLQLVGGDMTQGPLTITVQALGFVPPGKALCRIGARAGDRIYVTGTLGDAGLALETINREDSLGLTSSQTLAVMQRLNRPEPRVEIGLALRKIASSAIDVSDGLAADLGHILSSNQVGAILQLEKLPLSDSLRTLPPERAWQLALSSGDDYELCFTVPESQERALQQHLAALNTPYTCIGTIKKEPGSVLLGKNGSTFNIDRTGFQHFI from the coding sequence ATGCCGGTTAATGAATTTGATTTGATTCAACATTTTTTTAATCAAGAACCTAGCAATCGTAAAGATGTTATTTTAGGTATAGGCGATGACGCCGCTTTATTACGAGTGCCACTTGGCCAACAACTGGTAGTGACTACTGACACATTAGTATCAGGTCGGCATTTTCCTGAAAATACATCACCCGCTGATATTGGATATAAAGCGTTAGCAGTTAGTTTAAGTGATCTCGCCGCAATGGGTGCTGATCCGGCATGGATATTATTGGCACTTACGCTTCCTAATGCCAATGAAATCTGGCTTAGAAAATTTAGCGAGGGTTTTTTCCCCTTAATGCAACGTTTCCAATTGCAACTAGTAGGGGGAGATATGACGCAAGGGCCGCTAACTATTACTGTTCAAGCCTTGGGGTTTGTTCCGCCGGGAAAAGCCTTATGTCGTATCGGAGCACGCGCAGGTGATCGCATTTATGTCACCGGAACCTTGGGTGACGCGGGCTTGGCGCTAGAAACAATAAATAGAGAGGATAGCTTAGGATTAACATCCTCTCAAACTCTTGCAGTCATGCAGCGTTTAAATCGACCAGAACCTCGCGTCGAGATAGGTTTAGCGCTAAGGAAAATTGCAAGCAGTGCTATTGATGTTTCAGATGGATTAGCGGCCGATTTGGGTCATATCTTATCCTCCAATCAAGTGGGTGCGATACTGCAACTAGAAAAACTTCCTCTTTCAGATAGTCTGCGAACTTTACCTCCTGAAAGGGCATGGCAATTAGCTTTAAGTTCAGGAGATGATTACGAGTTATGTTTTACTGTGCCAGAATCGCAGGAAAGAGCATTGCAACAACATTTAGCCGCATTGAATACGCCATATACCTGTATAGGAACGATTAAAAAAGAACCCGGATCAGTATTGCTTGGTAAAAATGGATCAACTTTTAATATTGATAGAACCGGATTTCAACATTTTATCTAA
- the lptE gene encoding LPS assembly lipoprotein LptE, with the protein MFSLFFSFMLTACGFQLRGHCEFSLPFHTLSLESDQPYGSFTKELQKALAAAGVQTALATPASPRLKILAQNFTRTATSLGNAGQTTTYLLVYSILFQVIDCKGHVLLAPQQILATRTFSITSNQLAGDLNTENDLQENMQQDVIQQLLIRLGSTELRQQLRCSTCPQQ; encoded by the coding sequence TTGTTTAGTCTCTTTTTTAGCTTCATGCTAACTGCTTGTGGTTTTCAATTAAGAGGTCATTGTGAGTTTTCCTTACCTTTTCATACACTTTCTTTGGAATCTGATCAGCCCTATGGCAGTTTCACCAAAGAATTACAAAAAGCGTTAGCGGCGGCGGGAGTTCAAACTGCACTCGCGACTCCAGCATCACCCCGATTAAAAATTCTTGCACAAAACTTTACTCGCACGGCAACCAGTTTAGGAAATGCCGGACAAACAACCACCTATTTACTCGTTTATAGTATTTTATTTCAGGTAATAGATTGTAAAGGTCATGTTTTATTAGCCCCACAACAAATACTAGCCACACGAACCTTTTCGATTACGTCCAATCAACTTGCCGGTGATCTGAATACGGAAAATGATTTACAAGAAAATATGCAACAGGATGTTATCCAACAACTCCTAATTCGCTTAGGTTCCACAGAGTTACGCCAGCAACTTCGCTGCAGTACTTGCCCTCAGCAGTAA
- the rsfS gene encoding ribosome silencing factor: MTQPTLNKDLQTDLVNLLEDHKAKNITVLDVSKITDITDLMIICTGNSNRHVKTLAQYLITTAKAKGMTIYGIEGEKEGEWILIDLVDAIIHIMLPQEREFYNLEKLWSQP, from the coding sequence ATGACACAACCTACTTTAAATAAAGATCTGCAAACTGACCTAGTCAATTTATTAGAAGATCACAAAGCAAAAAATATTACTGTCCTGGATGTCAGTAAAATCACCGACATTACCGATCTGATGATCATTTGCACGGGAAATTCCAATCGGCATGTTAAAACCCTGGCACAATATCTAATCACAACTGCCAAGGCCAAAGGCATGACCATCTATGGTATAGAAGGTGAGAAGGAAGGTGAATGGATATTAATTGATTTAGTCGATGCTATTATCCATATCATGCTACCTCAAGAACGTGAATTTTATAATCTTGAAAAGTTATGGAGTCAGCCCTAA
- the holA gene encoding DNA polymerase III subunit delta yields the protein MQCRYEQLHQQLNKPVLAPVYFISGEEIVLIQTACNAIRLAAKKAGFIDRQVFYADTHFNASSLIGCMNNYGLFADKQLLELHLSQGYSETITQTLTLYTKNPPPNKLLLIIAGKLDRRLQQTTWFKSIDKVGVVIPIWPLQAAQLFRWVTERFHTMGLKVEKAAIECLIFATEGNLLATAQTIEKLNLYFNEKDHVITTGMLTQALSDSARFDPFKLTDAALEGSSERCLRILAHLKEDGVEPLLILWALSRECRLLASFAYKLKQGQNLITLFKEQQVWEKRQLLFQQALTRHTLTHWYRLLSLASRIDQLIKGIGTGQVWNALQTLSLEIAEPSNT from the coding sequence ATGCAATGTCGATATGAACAATTACACCAGCAATTAAATAAACCTGTTTTAGCACCGGTTTATTTTATCTCCGGTGAAGAAATAGTATTAATTCAAACGGCCTGCAATGCCATACGCCTAGCGGCAAAAAAAGCGGGATTTATCGATCGACAAGTATTTTATGCCGACACACATTTTAATGCTTCCTCGCTGATTGGCTGTATGAATAACTATGGATTATTTGCAGACAAACAACTACTAGAATTACATCTATCACAAGGTTACTCTGAAACCATCACACAAACGTTGACACTCTATACTAAAAACCCACCACCCAATAAACTTTTACTCATAATAGCTGGGAAGTTGGATCGTCGCTTACAGCAAACTACTTGGTTTAAAAGTATTGATAAGGTAGGTGTAGTCATTCCTATATGGCCTCTGCAGGCCGCACAATTATTTAGATGGGTAACAGAACGTTTTCACACCATGGGTCTAAAAGTAGAAAAAGCAGCTATTGAATGCCTTATTTTTGCCACCGAAGGAAATTTATTAGCGACTGCGCAAACGATAGAGAAACTCAATTTATATTTTAACGAAAAAGATCATGTCATTACAACTGGCATGTTGACACAAGCACTTAGCGACAGCGCCCGATTCGATCCGTTCAAACTAACCGATGCTGCATTAGAAGGAAGCTCCGAACGTTGTTTGCGCATCTTAGCGCATCTAAAAGAAGACGGTGTAGAACCTTTATTAATTTTATGGGCACTGAGCCGCGAATGTCGATTATTGGCCTCTTTTGCCTACAAACTTAAGCAGGGCCAAAATTTAATAACGCTTTTTAAAGAACAGCAGGTATGGGAAAAACGTCAACTATTATTTCAACAGGCCTTAACCCGTCATACGCTCACGCATTGGTATCGATTACTAAGTCTTGCCAGCCGGATTGACCAACTTATAAAAGGCATAGGTACAGGTCAAGTTTGGAATGCTTTACAAACACTTAGCCTCGAAATTGCAGAGCCCAGCAACACATGA
- the nrdR gene encoding transcriptional regulator NrdR, with amino-acid sequence MFCPFCNEADTKVIDSRLSSDGQQVRRRRECLQCNERFSSFESAELGLPRVVKRDNTRSAFDQEKLRAGMLKALEKRPISSEQVEAVILRLMKKLRSLGEREISSRQIGEWVMEELCDLDPVAYVRFASVYRSFQDIQAFNLAIEQLKQDISANKKQSHDTEIEKK; translated from the coding sequence ATGTTTTGTCCATTTTGTAATGAAGCAGATACTAAGGTGATCGATTCACGTTTGAGTAGCGATGGCCAGCAGGTCAGGCGCCGACGTGAATGTTTACAATGTAATGAACGTTTTAGCAGCTTTGAATCGGCTGAGCTGGGATTGCCGCGCGTGGTCAAACGTGATAATACACGTAGTGCATTTGATCAAGAAAAATTAAGAGCGGGCATGCTTAAAGCTCTGGAAAAAAGACCTATTTCCAGCGAACAAGTGGAGGCGGTCATTTTACGCTTAATGAAAAAATTGCGCTCATTAGGGGAACGTGAAATTTCTTCGCGACAAATTGGTGAGTGGGTCATGGAAGAGCTGTGCGATTTAGATCCAGTCGCTTATGTAAGATTTGCTTCGGTGTACCGCAGCTTTCAGGATATACAAGCCTTTAATCTAGCAATTGAGCAATTAAAACAAGATATTTCTGCTAATAAAAAACAATCTCATGACACTGAAATCGAAAAAAAATAA
- a CDS encoding bifunctional glycosyltransferase family 2/GtrA family protein, producing the protein MDCSYPTILIPAYQPNDNLVALIKSLRESQSKQRIIVVDDGSDLDKQNIFSKIQTFNIELLRHAKNKGKGQALKTGFQHWLDTSHSKELGIVTADADGQHLPQDILHLSTVFMQKPSDLYLGKRTFNKTPIPWRSRFGNKLTKYILRLFSKTILEDTQTGLRVIPRELLLPLLNSNARGYEFELEMLLIAEDHQVNIQEVPIKTVYLDDNRSSHFNPLIDSIKIYFVFIRFAAISLISAAIDFSLFFLTYWLKKNIFLAVLLGRILSATFNFKLNQHLAFKSKNHWLPAALKYTALASFLGLIAYSLITLIHDFGINVYSSKIIAEIALFILSFTIQRFFIFNKVPSLEIKS; encoded by the coding sequence ATGGACTGCTCTTATCCAACTATTCTTATTCCAGCTTACCAGCCTAATGATAATCTGGTAGCGCTGATAAAATCCTTACGTGAAAGCCAATCTAAACAACGGATTATTGTTGTAGATGATGGCTCTGACCTAGATAAACAAAACATTTTTTCAAAAATTCAAACCTTTAATATCGAACTTCTCCGTCATGCAAAAAATAAAGGCAAAGGTCAAGCGCTTAAAACTGGATTTCAACATTGGTTAGACACTAGTCATTCTAAGGAATTAGGCATCGTCACCGCGGATGCTGACGGTCAACATCTTCCTCAAGATATTCTGCATCTCTCCACCGTTTTTATGCAAAAACCCTCGGATCTGTATTTAGGAAAACGCACATTTAATAAAACACCCATACCTTGGCGTAGTCGATTCGGTAATAAATTGACCAAGTACATTTTACGTCTGTTTAGTAAAACAATTTTAGAAGATACACAAACCGGTTTACGCGTCATTCCCCGGGAGCTATTATTACCCTTATTGAATTCGAATGCGCGTGGCTATGAATTTGAGTTGGAAATGTTATTGATTGCCGAAGATCATCAAGTCAATATTCAGGAAGTTCCCATAAAAACAGTGTATTTGGATGATAATCGTTCGTCCCATTTTAATCCTTTGATTGACTCAATCAAAATTTATTTTGTATTTATCCGCTTCGCGGCTATTTCTTTAATTTCGGCCGCTATTGATTTTTCCTTATTTTTCTTAACTTACTGGCTTAAAAAAAATATATTTCTAGCAGTATTATTAGGGCGCATTTTATCTGCCACTTTTAATTTCAAGTTGAATCAACATCTCGCATTCAAAAGTAAAAATCACTGGTTACCCGCAGCACTGAAATATACTGCCTTAGCTAGTTTTTTAGGACTTATTGCCTACAGTTTAATCACATTAATCCATGATTTTGGAATCAACGTATATAGCAGCAAAATTATTGCGGAAATTGCCTTGTTTATACTTTCATTTACCATACAACGGTTTTTTATTTTTAATAAAGTTCCGTCATTGGAAATCAAGTCTTAA
- the rlmH gene encoding 23S rRNA (pseudouridine(1915)-N(3))-methyltransferase RlmH: MIIHLIAVGSRCASWAEAGFLDYQKRLPAECKLNLITIPLSKRNKNSQISKHIAEEEKKILAAIPKRSRVIALDVEGQMWNTQQLAQSLRQWQLERQDVSLLIGGPDGLGDTCINQAERVWSLSALTLPHALVRIVVAEQLYRAWSLLSGHPYHRD, encoded by the coding sequence ATGATCATTCATTTAATTGCTGTAGGAAGCCGCTGCGCGTCATGGGCGGAAGCGGGTTTTCTAGATTATCAGAAACGTTTGCCGGCGGAATGTAAACTTAATTTAATTACTATACCGCTCAGTAAACGTAACAAAAATTCTCAAATCTCTAAGCACATTGCCGAAGAAGAAAAAAAAATATTAGCCGCTATTCCAAAGCGCTCCCGTGTCATTGCTTTGGATGTCGAAGGACAAATGTGGAATACACAGCAACTTGCGCAATCTTTACGACAATGGCAGCTAGAAAGACAAGACGTCAGTTTACTAATTGGCGGGCCCGATGGTTTAGGTGACACTTGTATAAACCAAGCTGAGCGTGTTTGGTCTCTTTCGGCATTAACGCTCCCCCATGCGTTGGTTCGAATTGTCGTGGCAGAACAATTGTATCGTGCTTGGAGTCTATTAAGTGGACATCCCTATCATCGAGATTAG
- a CDS encoding phosphatidylglycerophosphatase A, with the protein MQKDLVRKVFSHPIYLIAFGFGAGLSPFAPGTCGTLVAIPLYYFIQSFSLVNYGLVLLFATLIGIWICDVTERGIGVHDYSGIVWDEICGFGLTMFAAPRGWLWIAIGFVLFRLFDIVKPWPIAWIDRKMPGGLGVMVDDLMAGVYAWIVLQLIYHFHLF; encoded by the coding sequence ATGCAAAAAGATTTAGTACGTAAAGTATTTAGTCATCCTATCTACTTAATTGCTTTTGGTTTTGGTGCAGGATTATCACCCTTTGCGCCGGGCACATGTGGAACATTAGTTGCTATCCCCTTGTATTATTTCATACAGTCTTTTTCTTTAGTAAATTACGGACTGGTTTTGTTATTTGCCACACTAATAGGTATCTGGATTTGTGATGTGACGGAGCGAGGAATAGGCGTGCATGATTATTCAGGAATAGTTTGGGATGAAATATGTGGATTCGGTTTGACTATGTTTGCTGCTCCGAGAGGATGGTTATGGATAGCGATTGGTTTTGTTTTATTTCGTTTGTTTGATATTGTGAAACCTTGGCCTATCGCATGGATAGATCGAAAAATGCCAGGTGGATTAGGTGTCATGGTAGATGATTTAATGGCGGGTGTGTATGCGTGGATAGTTTTACAGCTGATATATCATTTTCATTTATTCTAA